A region from the Lemur catta isolate mLemCat1 chromosome 7, mLemCat1.pri, whole genome shotgun sequence genome encodes:
- the LOC123641831 gene encoding olfactory receptor 5T3-like: MDSIFTGYFFYNQSVKSEMEGSSSDLVTYTLYLKNKTEVTMFILTGFTDDFELQVFLFLLFLAIYLFTLIGNLGLVVLVIGDSRLHNPMYYFLSVLSVLDACYSTVVTPKMLVNFLAENKAISFLGCATQMLLFVTLGTTECFLLAAMAYDRYVAIYNPFLYAVSMSPRVYIPLIIASYVGGILHATIHTVATFSLSFCGSNEIRHVFCDIPPLLAISCSDTHINQLLLFYFVGSIEIVTILIVLISYSFIVLAILKMHSAEGRQKVFSTCGSHLTGVTIYHGTILFSYMRPSSSHASDHDMIVSIFYTIVIPMLNPVIYSLRNKDVKEAMKRFLREIGS, from the coding sequence ATGGACTCTATTTTCACAGgctatttcttttataatcaatCAGTAAAATCTGAAATGGAGGGGTCGTCATCAGATTTGGTTACATATACACTTTATTTGAAGAACAAGACTGAAGTCACCATGTTTATATTGACGGGCTTCACGGATGATTTTGAGCTGCAggtcttcttatttttattgtttttagcaaTCTATCTTTTTACTCTGATAGGAAATTTGGGACTGGTTGTATTGGTCATTGGAGATTCCCGGCTCCACAACCCCATGTACTACTTTCTGAGTGTTTTATCAGTCTTGGATGCCTGCTATTCTACAGTTGTCACCCCCAAAATGCTGGTGAATTTCCTGGCAGAGAATAAAGCCATTTCATTTCTTGGATGTGCAACACAGATGCTCCTGTTTGTTACTTTAGGGACCACAGAATGCTTTCTCTTGGCAGCAATGGCTTATGATCGCTATGTGGCCATCTACAACCCTTTCCTGTATGCAGTGAGCATGTCACCCAGAGTCTATATACCACTCATCATTGCTTCCTATGTTGGTGGCATTTTACATGCTACTATACATACAGTGGCTACTTTTAGCCTCTCCTTCTGTGGGTCCAATGAAATTAGACATGTCTTTTGTGATATCCCTCCTCTTCTTGCTATTTCCTGTTCTGACACTCACATAAACCAGCTTCTTCTCTTCTACTTTGTGGGCTCTATTGAGATAGTCACCATTCTGATTGTCCTAATCTCCTATAGTTTCATTGTATTGGCAATTCTGAAAATGCATTCTGCTGAAGGGAGACAAAAAGTGTTCTCTACATGTGGCTCTCACTTAACTGGAGTGACAATTTACCATGGGACAATCCTTTTCAGTTATATGAGACCAAGTTCCAGCCACGCTTCGGACCATGACATGATAGTGTCGATATTTTACACCATTGTGATTCCCATGCTGAATCCCGTCATCTACAGTTTGAGGAACAAAGATGTAAAAGAGGCCATGAAAAGATTTTTGAGAGAAATTGGTTCataa
- the LOC123642119 gene encoding olfactory receptor 5T1-like, whose amino-acid sequence MSGLPSDMDLYLKISLDNVTEVTMFILMGFTDDFELPVFLFLLFLAIYLFTLIGNLGLVVLVIGESQLHNPMYYFLSVLSFLDACYSTVVTPKMLVNFLAEDKAISFFGCATQMFLFVALGTTECFLLAAMAYDRYVAIYNPLLYAVSMSPRVYVPLIIASYGGGILHATIHTVATFSLSFCGSNEIRHVFCDIPPLLAISCSDTHTNQLLLFYFVGSIEIVTILIVLISYGFIVLAILKMHSAGGRQKVFSTCGSHLTGVVVYHGTILFMYVRPSSSYALEHDMVASIFYTIVIPMLNPIIYSLRNKDVKEAMKRHFERNCFFHT is encoded by the coding sequence ATGTCAGGATTGCCTTCAGATATGGATTTATATCTGAAGATTTCGTTAGACAATGTGACTGAAGTCACCATGTTTATATTGATGGGCTTCACAGATGATTTTGAGCTgccagtctttttgtttttattgtttttagcaaTCTATCTTTTTACTCTGATAGGAAATTTGGGACTGGTTGTATTAGTCATTGGGGAGTCCCAGCTCCACAACCCTATGTACTACTTTCTAAGTGTTTTATCATTCCTGGATGCCTGCTATTCTACAGTTGTTACACCCAAAATGCTGGTCAATTTCCTGGCAGAGGATAAAGCCATTTCATTTTTTGGGTGTGCAACACAGATGTTTCTCTTTGTTGCTTTAGGGACCACAGAATGCTTTCTCTTGGCAGCAATGGCTTATGATCGCTATGTGGCCATCTACAACCCTCTCCTGTATGCAGTGAGCATGTCACCCAGAGTCTATGTGCCACTCATCATTGCTTCCTATGGCGGTGGAATTTTACATGCTACTATACATACAGTGGCTACTTTTAGCCTCTCGTTCTGTGGGTCCAATGAAATTAGACATGTCTTTTGTGATATCCCTCCTCTTCTTGCTATTTCCTGTTCTGACACTCACACAAACCAGCTTCTTCTCTTCTACTTTGTGGGTTCCATTGAAATAGTGACTATCCTAATTGTTCTGATCTCCTATGGTTTCATTGTATTGGCAATTCTGAAGATGCATTCTGCCGGAGGAAGACAGAAAGTGTTCTCTACATGTGGCTCTCACCTAACTGGAGTGGTAGTTTACCATGGGACAATCCTCTTCATGTATGTGCGACCCAGTTCCAGCTATGCTTTGGAGCATGACATGGTAGCGTCAATATTTTACACCATTGTGATTCCCATGCTGAATCCCATCATCTACAGTTTGAGGAACAAAGATGTAAAAGAggccatgaaaagacattttgAGAGAAATTGTTTCTTTCATACATAG
- the LOC123642120 gene encoding olfactory receptor 5T2-like has protein sequence MKNATEVNIFLLKGFTDNLELQIIFFFLFLAIYLFTLMGNLGLIVLVVGDSRLHNPMYYFLSVLSSVDACVSSVITPNMIVDFMSKNKVISFLGCAAQMFLAVTLGTTECFLLAAMAYDRYVAIYNPLLYALNMSPRVYMPLIIASYIGGILHSTLHTVATFSLSFCGSNEIRHFFCDIPPLLAISSSDTYVNQLLLFYFVGSIEIVTILIVLISYGCILLAILKMHSAEGRRKVFSTCGSHLTGVAIYHGTILFMYVRPSSSYALEYDMIVSIFYTIVIPMLNPIIYSLRNKDVKEAIKRVFGKNWYIMYFSH, from the coding sequence atgaagaaTGCTACTGAAGTTAACATATTTTTGCTAAAGGGTTTCACAGATAATCTTGAACTGCAGATcatcttcttcttcctgtttctaGCCATCTACCTCTTTACTCTCATGGGAAATTTAGGATTGATTGTACTGGTCGTTGGGGATTCCCGGCTCCACAATCCCATGTACTATTTTCTGAGTGTTTTGTCTTCCGTGGATGCCTGTGTTTCCTCAGTTATTACCCCAAATATGATAGTAGATTTCATGTCAAAGAACAAAGTCATTTCATTCCTTGGATGTGCAGCACAGATGTTTCTTGCTGTTACTTTAGGGACCACAGAATGCTTTCTCTTAGCAGCAATGGCTTATGATCGCTATGTAGCCATCTACAACCCTCTCCTGTATGCACTGAACATGTCACCCAGAGTCTACATGCCACTCATCATTGCTTCCTATATTGGTGGAATTCTGCATTCTACGTTACACACGGTGGCCACTTTTAGCCTCTCCTTCTGTGGGTCCAATGAAATTAGACATTTCTTTTGCGATATCCCTCCTCTCCTTGCTATTTCTAGTTCTGATACTTATGTAAACCAGCTTCTTCTCTTCTACTTTGTGGGCTCCATTGAAATAGTCACCATCCTGATTGTTCTGATCTCCTATGGCTGCATTCTGTTGGCTATTCTCAAGATGCACTCTGCTGAAGGGAGACGAAAAGTGTTCTCTACATGTGGCTCTCACCTAACTGGAGTGGCAATTTACCATGGGACAATCCTCTTCATGTATGTGCGACCCAGTTCCAGCTACGCTTTGGAATATGACATGATAGTGTCGATATTTTATACCATTGTGATTCCCATGCTGAATCCCATCATCTACAGCTTGAGGAACAAAGATGTAAAAGAGGCAATCAAAAGAGTGTTTGGGAAAAATTGgtatataatgtatttttcacactaa